In one window of Triticum aestivum cultivar Chinese Spring unplaced genomic scaffold, IWGSC CS RefSeq v2.1 scaffold188471, whole genome shotgun sequence DNA:
- the LOC123175938 gene encoding uncharacterized protein, whose amino-acid sequence MRLGQAAVALLDTPTGFALFSVNGRICSGPQKLWTWFIMDNVATEIILFLEYIKVDDKSAVMGVDGPGERLAYSIRRHCKHIPQLVVEDENLRAAIIKSNLGVDCYDDKDVIHELMWGLRNMMPYFVRKETHNSTREYLLPLCQGFKDCVNRFGISISAEAIDKNFIAYVGSLDRCDAILKHAAKTVRETCDKLVPDIGRIIEDDKLYAEVMAKILTPIAVIEWHPSIKRLPVDVVQKIEAADTAADDAREQVDYDMFCLINECLRILKLYPGWIKELLQKIKRLVDKSSGRQKRSRTVVAGQASDDCSCANGVCAKKLRAVKGKLGVETLGDLLLSKESADITFEVGGDKFSAHQSVLAARSTVFKAQLIGAINDDTTASSVVKIDDMKANVFRALLTFIYTEEIPKFEIADKTDDTKEDETEQDWLLQLLEAAERYDLQWLKSICEEKLGNTIREDTVADIIVVAERRRCPWLKAACLDFIETHTSLHTVFTAGGLEKIIRTCSPSVLKELISKFQTYIRG is encoded by the coding sequence GGATATGTTCCGGGCCGCAGAAGCTCTGGACGTGGTTTATCATGGATAACGTTGCCACGGAAATTATCTTATTCCTCGAGTACATCAAGGTTGATGACAAGTCTGCTGTGATGGGCGTCGATGGTCCTGGGGAGAGGCTCGCTTATTCAATCAGGAGGCACTGCAAACACATACCACAGCTGGTTGTCGAGGATGAAAATCTCAGGGCTGCTATCATCAAGTCCAATCTGGGAGTCGATTGCTACGACGACAAGGACGTTATCCACGAACTGATGTGGGGGTTGAGGAATATGATGCCGTATTTTGTGCGTAAAGAAACACACAACAGCACTCGTGAGTACCTTCTCCCGTTATGCCAAGGGTTTAAAGATTGCGTGAATAGATTTGGAATCAGTATTTCTGCAGAAGCAATTGATAAAAACTTCATAGCGTATGTTGGTTCATTGGATCGATGCGATGCAATATTAAAGCATGCAGCCAAGACGGTGCGTGAGACATGTGACAAGCTGGTTCCGGATATCGGTCGAATTATCGAGGATGACAAGCTCTATGCAGAAGTTATGGCGAAGATTCTGACCCCTATCGCGGTGATAGAATGGCATCCCTCCATCAAGCGGTTGCCCGTTGATGTGGTGCAGAAGATAGAGGCTGCAGATACTGCAGCAGATGATGCACGAGAACAAGTTGATTATGACATGTTTTGTCTAATAAATGAATGCCTTCGTATCCTTAAGCTTTACCCTGGATGGATAAAGGAGTTGCTTCAGAAAATCAAGCGTTTGGTTGATAAGTCTTCTGGACGCCAAAAGAGGAGCCGCACAGTGGTAGCTGGACAGGCAAGCGACGACTGCTCTTGTGCTAATGGTGTGTGTGCTAAGAAACTGAGGGCCGTTAAGGGGAAGCTTGGTGTTGAAACCCTTGGTGATCTCCTCCTGAGCAAGGAGAGTGCTGATATTACCTTTGAGGTTGGTGGCGACAAGTTCTCTGCGCACCAGTCCGTGCTTGCAGCCCGATCGACGGTCTTCAAGGCACAGCTCATTGGCGCCATCAATGACGACACTACGGCATCAAGTGTCGTCAAGATAGATGACATGAAAGCAAACGTCTTCAGGGCCTTGCTTACTTTCATCTACACTGAAGAAATTCCCAAATTTGAGATTGCGGACAAGACAGATGATACAAAAGAGGATGAAACGGAACAAGACTGGCTGCTGCAGCTCCTTGAAGCCGCGGAACGATATGATCTCCAATGGTTGAAGTCAATCTGTGAAGAGAAGTTGGGCAATACGATCCGCGAAGACACGGTGGCAGACATTATTGTCGTGGCTGAGCGGAGACGCTGCCCCTGGTTGAAGGCGGCTTGCTTGGACTTCATCGAAACTCACACAAGTTTGCACACAGTTTTCACGGCTGGTGGATTGGAGAAAATAATCAGGACCTGCAGCCCCTCTGTTCTCAAGGAGCTTATCTCCAAGTTCCAAACCTATATAAGAGGGTGA